In Burkholderia sp. GAS332, one DNA window encodes the following:
- a CDS encoding transcriptional regulator, LysR family: protein MSQRGFDLTQLRTFVAVAESGSVSAGAERVFLSQSSVSEQLKKLEERAGQTLFVRSKQGVTATPAGSRLLDHAQRIIAMSEAAFEDLHGRSLDGELRIAITDYYRPLDIARILKLFSEQHPRLKLHVTVLPSAVIDSSAGDDASYDIGLSLRLVTGNTRATSRRADADAPSTVVRREKLLWVSAADASPRPATPYPLVLLPSSCQLQRFVVKLLDEHKVPYLVSHSASGVAGLQLALKAGLGISCLNESSIGGGVVACPSSVGLPALPPVEFHLLPGRIGESELVSNARMALMRLFS from the coding sequence ATGAGCCAACGCGGATTTGACCTGACACAGCTGCGCACCTTCGTCGCCGTCGCCGAATCGGGCAGCGTCTCGGCGGGTGCGGAGCGTGTGTTCCTGTCGCAGTCGTCGGTGAGCGAGCAGTTGAAGAAACTCGAGGAGCGCGCCGGCCAGACGCTGTTCGTGCGCAGCAAGCAGGGTGTGACCGCCACGCCGGCCGGCAGCCGCCTGCTCGATCACGCGCAGCGCATCATCGCCATGAGCGAGGCGGCGTTCGAAGACCTCCACGGCCGCTCGCTCGACGGCGAACTGCGCATCGCCATCACGGACTACTACCGTCCGCTCGACATCGCGCGCATTCTTAAGCTGTTTTCGGAACAGCACCCACGCCTGAAGCTGCACGTCACCGTGCTGCCGAGCGCCGTGATCGACAGCAGCGCCGGCGACGATGCGTCGTACGACATCGGCCTCTCGTTGCGGCTCGTCACCGGGAACACGCGCGCCACCAGCCGGCGCGCCGACGCCGACGCGCCAAGCACGGTGGTGCGGCGCGAGAAACTGCTGTGGGTCAGCGCGGCCGATGCCAGTCCGCGACCGGCCACGCCTTATCCGCTGGTATTGCTGCCGTCGAGTTGCCAGTTGCAGCGCTTCGTCGTGAAGCTCCTCGACGAGCACAAAGTGCCGTATCTGGTGTCGCATTCGGCGTCCGGCGTGGCCGGCCTGCAACTGGCGTTGAAGGCCGGGCTGGGCATTTCCTGCCTGAACGAATCGTCGATCGGTGGGGGCGTGGTGGCCTGCCCGTCGAGTGTCGGGTTGCCCGCACTGCCTCCCGTCGAGTTTCATCTGTTGCCGGGGCGAATCGGCGAAAGCGAACTCGTCAGCAATGCACGCATGGCGTTGATGCGACTCTTCAGTTGA